GGGTTCTTGACTACAGGGGCGTTGCCTGCTTTTACAGAGACAAGGCGATACTTGAGCTGCTCTATGGCTGTGGGCTGCGAGTCTCGGAGCTTTGCGGGCTTGACCTGCGTGATGTGTGTTTGGATGAGGAGATGCTGCGTGTCGTCGGCAAGGGTTCGAAGGAGCGTCTCGTCCCGATTCTGGGTACGGCGAAAGACGCCCTTACCAATTACCTCGATGCGTGGCGTGCCACCCTCGCCGCGCGGGGTAGCCACGGGCCTGCCGTCTTCCTTAGTGTGCGGGGCAGCCGCATCACGCGCCAGGCGGTCCATGCACTCGTCGAACGCTACGGAAGGTACGTCGGCATCAAAGGGCTGCATCCCCACAGCCTGAGACACAGCTTCGCGACCCATCTTTTGGAGGGTGGTGCCGACCTGCGTCTCGTACAGGAACTCCTAGGCCATGCGAGCGTCGTGACCACTCAGCTCTATACCCATGTGGACCGTACTCACATTCGCATGGTCTACCTCGAGGCGCACCCACGCGCACATCCGGGCAGGTAATCACGTACTGTCACACTTTGTTTGGGACGGTCTCCCACCGTTGGGGAGGTAGTG
The DNA window shown above is from Olsenella sp. oral taxon 807 and carries:
- a CDS encoding site-specific tyrosine recombinase, with translation MRSCRLIRLPAEVRLRRALEEYLSFLSVERGSSKNTVDAYARDLRHYLGFLEGRAISEPDGVSRPDIEAYLASLGESGHAPSSIRRVVSAIRGFHRFMLLERLCDSHPAANLVLPKRSERLPDVISRKEAFELLDAPFAQGKEPRPQARKDGVLDYRGVACFYRDKAILELLYGCGLRVSELCGLDLRDVCLDEEMLRVVGKGSKERLVPILGTAKDALTNYLDAWRATLAARGSHGPAVFLSVRGSRITRQAVHALVERYGRYVGIKGLHPHSLRHSFATHLLEGGADLRLVQELLGHASVVTTQLYTHVDRTHIRMVYLEAHPRAHPGR